GCCCCGCAGCTGTCGTGACCGAGCACGATGATCAGCGGAACGTTCAGGATGTCGGCGCCGTACTCGATGGTGCCCAGCACCGCCGAGTCGAGGACGTGCCCTGCGGTTCGAACGACGAACATGTCGCCCAGCCCCTGATCGAAGATGATCTCTGCGGCGAGACGCGAGTCGCCGCAGCCGAACAGCACAACGTGCGGCGACTGGCCGCCGACGAGCGCCTCACGGTCGGCGATACCCTGGCTCGGGTGAATCGGTCGACTTTCGACGAATCGCTGGTTGCCTTCTTTGAGAACAGTCCATGCCTGAGCGGGGGTCAGATCCTTCATGACTTCGAGTGTGCCACCGACCACTGTCCTTGAGTGGTTCGGGTACGCCGAACGCGACCTTCCGTGGCGTTCGACAGATCTGACCGGTTGGCACGTCCTGATCAGCGAGATCATGCTCCAGCAGACCCCCGCCGCACGAGTTGTCGAACCATGGACACGGTGGGTGGAGCGCTGGCCGAAGCCGTCGGCGATGGCTGCAGAGTCCACAGGCGAAGTGGTCCGCGCGTGGGGGAAACTCGGCTACCCGCGCCGCGCGATGCGACTGCACGAATGCTCGAAGGTCCTCGCCGACCAGTACGACGACGTGGTTCCGTCGGACGTCGACACCCTGCTGACGCTCCCCGGCATCGGTGACTACACGGCCCGCGCCGTCGCCTGTTTCGCCTACGGGCAGTCGGTACCGGTGGTCGACGTGAACGTGCGCCGAGTGATCGCTCGCGCCGTCCACGGCAAGCAGCATCCCGGAAACCCTGGACGTCGCGATCTCGCCGACGCCGAGGCACTGTTCCCGCGCACGGGCGACGGTGCCCCGGCACCGGAGACCCCACGCTTCTCGGCCGCGCTCATGGAGCTCGGCGCGCTGGTGTGCACCGCTCGCGAAGCCCGCTGCGACAAGTGCCCGCTCGAGCCAACGTGTGAGTGGGTTCGGCTCGGTCGCCCCGAGCACGAAGGCCCCGTGCGGAAGGTCCAGAAGTTCGAAGGCACGGACCGTCAGGCCCGCGGACGACTCCTCGACGTGCTTCGCGGAACATCGGGGCCGGTGGAACGAGCGGCGCTCGATCTCGCGTGGGAGCGCGACCCGGGTCAGCGCGCTCGGGCCCTCGACTCCTTGCTTGTCGACGGCCTCATCGAACTGACCGACGACGGCCTGTTCGCACTCGCAGGCGAGGGCTGAACACGCCCTAGGGCCGCAGGTCGCTCAGGAACGCCTCGACCGCTCCGCGATAGACACCGGGCGCGTCATCGTGGAGAAGGTGACCCGCACCGTCCACCCGCAAGTACGACGCCGACGGCTTGCGCGCGGCCATCTCCGCCATCTGCCCGGGCGGTGTCACCGAGAAACCCGCCTCCAAGAGCAGGGTCGGGACTGCCACGTCTGCCCACTGGTCCCAGAAGTGCCTTGTCCCCCATTCTTCGGCGATGTCGGCCCAGACCGGAATCGAGCCGTGCAGCCGTCCGTCGTCGAACGCCTCGTAGAAGTAGCGCCCCGCCACGTCCCCGAACATGTCGACTGCCGCCTGCAGGTCCGGGAACCGGTCGGGCCAACTGCTGAACCACGGCTGCCACGTTCCGGTGGTGCGTCCGCGGAAGTCGGGTGCCATGTCCTCGACGACCAGTGCCGACACGAGTTCCGGGTACGTCGACGCAGTGCACCACGCGTGCAGACCGCCCATCGAGTGCCCGATAAGCACCGCGGGGCCGCGATCGATCCACGTGATCACCTCGGCGAGGTCGGCGACGAACCGCTCCGTCGAGATGTCGGAGGAGTCGACCGAACAGGCGCCCTGGTGATTCGCCGAGTCGAATGTGAAGACTCGCCCGTAGTCGCGCAGCCACGGGATCTGCCGTCGCCACGTGCGGCCGCGACCCATCAGACCGTGGACCAGGACTATTGCTCCAAGGCCGCCTTCGACTACGTCGAGGCCGCCGTGATCGAGCAGGCCGGTGTCGGCGATCGCAGGTGCGTCGGGCGAGTCGGAGTCCACCCCGTCGACACTATCCGGGCCCCTTCGAGCCGACGTGCGCCGACACGTCCGATCGGGGGCGGATTGCATCTGGGACCGCTGCCAGGCGGCTCATCTCACGCGACTGGCGCCGAAGACCCGCAGTTCGCGATACGCGACGCGGAAAGTCGCTCGTGTGTGCAGGTCACCCGCCTCTCCGTCGTGCGCCACCCGGAACGGCTCGTCCGCCTCTATGGTGACGACCGGCGCCTGCACCTCCCGATACACCTTGGAGTTCCTCATCCGCCCGCTCAGAAGTGAGAACAGCAGCCTTGTTCCCGCATACCGATGTCCGCCCTCGAGGTACCGGACATCGAGCACTCCGTCGTCCAGGCGTGAGCGTCGGCCTGGCGCAAAACCCGGCGCGCCGTACATCGAGTTTCCGAGGAAGAAGAACGAGACGGTGGCCGGTCGCCCCTCAATTCGCACCCGCGCGGGTGAGGTCTTGATCAGCACCCGACGCATTGCCCGAACGGTCGCGGTGACACGGCCGATCCGGTGTCGTTGGTAGCGCGACCGCGCGCGGACGAACTCCGGATAGGCACCGATGCTCGCGGTGTTCAGCAGCAGCTTCTCGTCGTTCAGCCACACCGCGTCGACACGCGCGATCCGACCGCTTCGGATCGAGTCGACCACATCCGCCACGGTCGCGGCACCGATGTCCTTCGCGAAATGGTTGAAGGTGCCTGCGGGGAACACCGCAAGCGGCTTTCCCGACTGCACAGCGTGGGCAGCAACCGTCGCCACCGTCCCGTCGCCACCGGCGACGCCGAGGAACTGTGCTCGCAACGCCGCATCCGCGGTGACCGCGTCGAGGTCCGAGTCTTCGGCGAGCTCCACGATCTCGGCTTCGGGCAACGTCCGACGGATCTCTGCGGCGACCCGCGACCCGGTACCGTCGCCAGAGGCGGGGTTCAGGACCACAACAAGACCTGAGCCGTCCGGCTCCACGGCGACGGTCTCGGCCGTCGGCTCGGGGATCATGACGCGGCTGTCGTCGACCTGAGGAATCACGCGAGCCCCGGCGATCGCGACGCCTGCACCGATTGCGAACCCCGCGAGGACGTCACCGGGATAGTGCGCACCCGTCGCGACCCGAGACAGTCCCACCGCGCCGGCGAGGCCGCTCAGGAGATATCCCGCGGAACGGTTCTCGAGGCCGACCCCGATCGCGAAAGCCGCAGCGGCCGCCGAGTGCCCGGAGGGGAACGACGACGACATCGGCTGACGCCGGAAACGCGCGACGGGTACGGCGTCGAAGACAGGGCGTCGGCGAGGAAGAACGCGTTTGAGACCCTGGTTCACGACGAGGCTCGTGACCGCCAACGACGCCAATCCGCGGACGGCCCCTCGTCGTGATGAGAGGCCGCCGAATCCCAATCCGGCGGCGATCGCCATCCACAGTTTCGAGTGGTCCGCCGCAGCGGACAACGGTCGCATCGTCGCGTCGAGAAGAGGACTCGGAGACTTCGCCACTGCGTCGAAGAGATGAGAGTCGAGTTCGTTCAAACCCGAGTTGATCGTCCGAAGGGCACGCAGCGAAGGTTGGGCCATGACTCGAAAGTACGCGCGGTGGGCGTCGCCCTGACGATTTCGCGGGTTCGTCGGCCACTCACTCGCCTCAATGAACGGCAGCCCCGAAGCCGGACATTATGGTGTCGAGTACGGGCCCGTCGTCAGCGCCCTCATCTGAGGGGCCTGCCCGGAGAGCCCGCCTGGCACATGGATGCCGTGTAACCGATCAGGTGAAGACCACGCCTGACCTGAACGAAGGATTGAGATCTCATGAGCGTAGTCAAGATCAACGCGATCAGCGTCCCCGAAGGCGCCGGACCCGAACTCGAGAAGCGTTTTGCAGCTCGTGCGGGCACTGTCGACGGCGCCGCGGGTTTCCTCGGTTTCCAGCTCCTCCGCCCAGTGAACGGCGAGGACCGCTACTTCGTCGTCACGCAGTGGGAGGACGAGGCGAGCTTCCAGGCGTGGGCAGGCGGTGACGCGCGTGCCGCCCATTCGGGCGACCGAAAGCCTGTCGCAACGGGAGCGAGTCTTCTCGAATTCGAAGTTGTCATCAACGTCGAACCGAGCGCCTGAATCGTCACCGAGAAGATTTTTCTAGAACGTGTTCTAACTGTGCTCTAGTATCGGAGGAAACCCCCTCGCGATCTCAGGAGCACGCATGACCGACCCGATCGAGACCACACAGCTGTACATCGGTGGAGAGTGGGTGGATCCGCACTCCACCGAAGTGCTCGAGGTGTTCTCGCCGGCAACCGGCGAGAAGGTCGGGTCGGTCCCGTCCGCCGATGCGACGGACGTCGACAACGCCGTCCGCGCAGCGCGCGAATCATTCGACTCCGGCGTCTGGCGCAACACACCTCCGGCCCAGCGAGCTGCGGTGATCCGGCGAGCAGTAGAGCTGATCAACGAGCGCGGCGCGCAGATCGGAGCCCTCGTCTCCGCCGAGATGGGCGCCACCCCCGGCGACGTCGCCACCCTCCAGCAGCTCGCAGGCACCGGCTGCCTCTCGGCCTACGCCGACGCCGCCGAGCAGTATCAGTGGGAGGAGACCCGCACCGGCCTGTTCGGCGAGACCCTCGTGGTCCGCGAAGCCGTCGGCGTGGTCGGCGCGATCATCGCGTGGAACGTCCCACTGTTCCTCTTCTGCAACAAGTTCGGCCCGGCGCTCGCCGCCGGCTGCTCGGTGGTCCTCAAGCCCGCCCCGGAGACCCCGCTCAACGCGAACATGCTCGCCGAGATCTTCACCGAAGCCGGTGTTCCCGCAGGCGTCATCTCGATCGTTCCGGGCGGCGTCGAGACCGGCAAGGCCCTCGTCGATCACCCGGACGTCGACAAGATCACCTTCACCGGATCGACCCTCGCGGGCCAGTCGATCGCTGCGCGCTGCGGCGAACAGCTCAAGCGCTGCTCGCTCGAACTCGGTGGGAAGTCGGCAGCCATCGTCTTGGAGGACGCCGACGCGGCCGCCAGCGCACCGATGCTCGTCTTCTCCGGCATCCTCAACTCCGGGCAGGCGTGCGTCGCCCAGACCCGCGTCCTGGTCCCCCGTTCGCGTCACGACGAGATCGTCGACGCCATGGTCGCCGTGGCATCAACTTTCACCCCCGGCCTCCCCACTGATC
This genomic window from Gordonia sp. PDNC005 contains:
- a CDS encoding A/G-specific adenine glycosylase, which encodes MTSSVPPTTVLEWFGYAERDLPWRSTDLTGWHVLISEIMLQQTPAARVVEPWTRWVERWPKPSAMAAESTGEVVRAWGKLGYPRRAMRLHECSKVLADQYDDVVPSDVDTLLTLPGIGDYTARAVACFAYGQSVPVVDVNVRRVIARAVHGKQHPGNPGRRDLADAEALFPRTGDGAPAPETPRFSAALMELGALVCTAREARCDKCPLEPTCEWVRLGRPEHEGPVRKVQKFEGTDRQARGRLLDVLRGTSGPVERAALDLAWERDPGQRARALDSLLVDGLIELTDDGLFALAGEG
- a CDS encoding alpha/beta hydrolase, with protein sequence MDSDSPDAPAIADTGLLDHGGLDVVEGGLGAIVLVHGLMGRGRTWRRQIPWLRDYGRVFTFDSANHQGACSVDSSDISTERFVADLAEVITWIDRGPAVLIGHSMGGLHAWCTASTYPELVSALVVEDMAPDFRGRTTGTWQPWFSSWPDRFPDLQAAVDMFGDVAGRYFYEAFDDGRLHGSIPVWADIAEEWGTRHFWDQWADVAVPTLLLEAGFSVTPPGQMAEMAARKPSASYLRVDGAGHLLHDDAPGVYRGAVEAFLSDLRP
- a CDS encoding bifunctional phosphatase PAP2/diacylglycerol kinase family protein — its product is MAQPSLRALRTINSGLNELDSHLFDAVAKSPSPLLDATMRPLSAAADHSKLWMAIAAGLGFGGLSSRRGAVRGLASLAVTSLVVNQGLKRVLPRRRPVFDAVPVARFRRQPMSSSFPSGHSAAAAAFAIGVGLENRSAGYLLSGLAGAVGLSRVATGAHYPGDVLAGFAIGAGVAIAGARVIPQVDDSRVMIPEPTAETVAVEPDGSGLVVVLNPASGDGTGSRVAAEIRRTLPEAEIVELAEDSDLDAVTADAALRAQFLGVAGGDGTVATVAAHAVQSGKPLAVFPAGTFNHFAKDIGAATVADVVDSIRSGRIARVDAVWLNDEKLLLNTASIGAYPEFVRARSRYQRHRIGRVTATVRAMRRVLIKTSPARVRIEGRPATVSFFFLGNSMYGAPGFAPGRRSRLDDGVLDVRYLEGGHRYAGTRLLFSLLSGRMRNSKVYREVQAPVVTIEADEPFRVAHDGEAGDLHTRATFRVAYRELRVFGASRVR
- a CDS encoding antibiotic biosynthesis monooxygenase produces the protein MSVVKINAISVPEGAGPELEKRFAARAGTVDGAAGFLGFQLLRPVNGEDRYFVVTQWEDEASFQAWAGGDARAAHSGDRKPVATGASLLEFEVVINVEPSA
- a CDS encoding aldehyde dehydrogenase; translation: MTDPIETTQLYIGGEWVDPHSTEVLEVFSPATGEKVGSVPSADATDVDNAVRAARESFDSGVWRNTPPAQRAAVIRRAVELINERGAQIGALVSAEMGATPGDVATLQQLAGTGCLSAYADAAEQYQWEETRTGLFGETLVVREAVGVVGAIIAWNVPLFLFCNKFGPALAAGCSVVLKPAPETPLNANMLAEIFTEAGVPAGVISIVPGGVETGKALVDHPDVDKITFTGSTLAGQSIAARCGEQLKRCSLELGGKSAAIVLEDADAAASAPMLVFSGILNSGQACVAQTRVLVPRSRHDEIVDAMVAVASTFTPGLPTDPETKLGPIINDKQHAKVTGYIAKGKAEGATAVLEVEAPAVGTGNFVGPTIFTGVTNDMAIAREEIFGPVISVIAYDDLDEAIAIANDSDYGLAGSVWTSDVAKGIEVAKQVRTGTMGINWYAIDPSSPFGGYKKSGIGRENGKEGLESYLEHKAILMPMGYTSA